The Chlamydia poikilotherma DNA segment GGGAGGGCGATCCCCAATTTTAAAACGCACTAGTCACTTAACTGTTATTGTTGGTGAGAAGGAGCGGTAGGAGAAGTTATGGGTCAGAAAGGATGTCCAATCGGTTTTCGTACAGGTGTCACTAAAAAATGGCGCTCCCTATGGTATGGAAACAACCAAGAATTTGGTAAATTTCTTATTGAAGATGTTAAAATTCGAGAACATTTAAGAAAAAAACCTTCTTGTCAAGGGGCTGCGGGCTTTGTTGTGAGACGTATGAGTGGTAAGATTGAGGTTACAATTCAAACCGCTCGCCCAGGATTAGTTATCGGAAAGAAAGGAGCAGAGGTAGATCTTTTAAAAGAAGAACTAAGAAAGCTTACTGGTAAAGAAGTTTGGGTAGAAATAGCAGAAATTAAACGCCCCGAATTGAATGCAAAATTAGTGGCAGACAATATTGCTAGACAAATTGAACGCCGAGTTTCTTTTAGACGTGCCATGAAAAAGGCTATGCAATCTGTTATGGATGCCGGAGCTATCGGTGTTAAAATACAGGTGTCTGGAAGATTGGCAGGTGCTGAGATTGCCCGTTCTGAATGGTATAAAAATGGTCGTGTTCCTCTGCATACATTGAGAGCTGATATTGATTACGCCACAGCATCCGCAGAGACTACTTATGGAATTATCGGCGTAAAAGTCTGGATTAATCTTGGAGAAAAAACCTCTACGGCTAATGCTACTGCTGGCGCTGCGGCTCCAGCTGCACAATAGCTGTAAACAAGTGTGTGTGTGAATTATTATGTTGATGCCTAAACGAACAAAATTTCGCAAACAGCAAAAAGGTCAATTTGCAGGCCTAAGCAAGGGGGCTACTTTTGTTGACTTTGGCGAGTTTGGAATGCAGACCTTAGAAAGAGGTTGGGTGACTAGCCGACAAATAGAAGCTTGCAGGGTTGCTATCAATAGATATTTAAAACGTAAGGGGAAGGTTTGGATTCGTATTTTCCCCGATAAAAGCGTGACTAAAAAGCCTGCAGAAACTCGTATGGGTAAAGGTAAGGGTGCTCCAGATCATTGGGTAGCAGTCGTTCGTCCGGGTAGAA contains these protein-coding regions:
- the rplP gene encoding 50S ribosomal protein L16: MLMPKRTKFRKQQKGQFAGLSKGATFVDFGEFGMQTLERGWVTSRQIEACRVAINRYLKRKGKVWIRIFPDKSVTKKPAETRMGKGKGAPDHWVAVVRPGRILFEVANVSREDAQDALRRAAAKLGIRTRFVKRVERV
- the rpsC gene encoding 30S ribosomal protein S3 codes for the protein MGQKGCPIGFRTGVTKKWRSLWYGNNQEFGKFLIEDVKIREHLRKKPSCQGAAGFVVRRMSGKIEVTIQTARPGLVIGKKGAEVDLLKEELRKLTGKEVWVEIAEIKRPELNAKLVADNIARQIERRVSFRRAMKKAMQSVMDAGAIGVKIQVSGRLAGAEIARSEWYKNGRVPLHTLRADIDYATASAETTYGIIGVKVWINLGEKTSTANATAGAAAPAAQ